The following proteins are encoded in a genomic region of Xenopus laevis strain J_2021 chromosome 3L, Xenopus_laevis_v10.1, whole genome shotgun sequence:
- the LOC121401143 gene encoding interleukin-17 receptor A-like: MAPGGTAGQLLALTLWLGLLTCPAQGFRIVTSDYNCSLPEVTCSVLNSNCINSSWIHPSQWTPSAPSNLEVVLVVEVNESGTPCQCSESAGQWPLMLSFGADWFCFTASILGLLGAEVSVMQRSTNEHLCVQLQFENQFPEQLMSDNKG, translated from the exons ATGGCACCGGGGGGCACTGCTGGGCAGCTACTGGCGCTCACTCTTTGGCTGGGGCTTCTTACCTGTCCCGCCCAGGGATTTCGGATTGTCACTTCGGACTACAACTGCTCCCTGCCG GAGGTCACGTGCTCAGTTCTGAACA GCAATTGCATTAACAGTAGTTGGATCCACCCCAGTCAATGGACTCCATCTGCTCCCTCTAACTTAGAAGTTGTTCTTGTGGTAGAAGTGAATGAGTCGGGGACCCCGTGCCAGTGCTCAGAATCAGCTGGACAGTGGCCCCTGATG CTCTCGTTTGGGGCTGACTGGTTCTGTTTCACAGCCAGTATCCTGGGCCTGTTGGGGGCAGAAGTGTCGGTGATGCAGCGCAGCACTAATGAGCATCTGTGTGTCCAACTTCAGTTCGAAAACCAGTTCCCTGAGCAGCTGATGTCTGACAATAAGGGTTAG